Below is a genomic region from Catenuloplanes atrovinosus.
CGCGATGCGGCAGGTCACGTTCGACCAGCACCGCAACGCGTTCATGATCGAGTCCGGCGCCACGCTGTGGACCGTGTTCGAGCGGCTCTACCTCGGGTGGGGCGTCACCATCCCGGGCGGCCAGTGCGGCACCGTGGCCGCGGGCGGGCACATCCAGGGCGGCGGCTACGGCGCGCTGTCCCGGCTGTTCGGCTCCGTGGTCGACTACCTGTACGCGGTGGAGGTCGTCGTGGTGGACGCCTCCGGGCGCGCGCGGGCGGTCGTGGCCACGCGCGAGCCGGGCGACCCGAACCGGGAGCTGTGGTGGGCGCACACCGGCGCCGGCGGCGGCAACTTCGGCGTGGTCACCCGCTACTGGATGCGCACGCCCGGCGCCACCGGCACCGACCCCACCCGCCTGCTCCCGCGACCGCCCGCGGTGACGCTCGAGACCACGCTCGCCTGGAGCTGGCACACCGTCACCGAGGAGTCGTTCCACCGGCTGCTGCGCAACTACGGCGAATGGCACGAGCGCAACAGCGCGCCCGGCTCCCGCTACGCCAGCCTCTTCAGCCTGCTGCCGCTCACCCGCCGGAACACCGGTGACGACCCCGGCGCGTTCGCGATGGTGACCGCGATGGACGGCACGCTGCCCGACGCGGACCAACTGCTGCGCGACTACATCGCCGAGGTCACCGACGGCGTGCCGGGCGTGATCACGGTGCAGCCGCCGCGCCGGCTGCCGTGGCTGGCCGGGGTGAAGTCCGGGTCGATGAGCGAGGACGAGCAGGCCGGGACGTTCAAGGTGAAGGCGTCCTACCTGCGGAAGCGGTTCACCGACGAGCAGATCCGGACCGCGTACACCTTCCTGACCAGCACGGACCACGACAACGAGAGCGCGACGCTGCTGCTGGCCTCGTACGGCGGCCAGGTCAACGCCGTGGCGCCGGACGCGACCGCCATGCCGCAGCGGGACAGCATCATGAAGGCGATCTACTACGTCATCTGGACCGACCCGGACGGCGAGCGGGCGAACCTGGACTGGATGCGCCGGTGGTACGGCGAGATGCACCGGGACACCGGCGGCGTGCCGGTCCCGAACGCCGTGACCGACGGCTCCTACATCAACTACCCGGACGTCGACACCACCGACCCGCGGTGGAACACGTCCGGCATCCCCTGGCACACGCTGTACTGGAAGGACAACTACCCGCGGCTCCAGCGCGTCAAGGCCCGCTGGGACCCTCGCGACCTGTTCCACCACGCCATGTCGATCAAGCTGCCGTCCCGCCCGTGACCGCGGGCCTCGCGCCGCACGCGGCCGCGGCCTAGTCTCGGCGCTCGTGAGCCTGCTGGTGCATGTGTGGGTGTGGGACGACGACGGCGGCCGGGACGTGCTGGACGACCCGCCGGGCGTGTCCGATCTGGCCGGACCCGAGCGCTGGCGCCAGGAGGTCTGGGGCGCCGGTTCCGCCTTCGGCGCGCGGCTGCTGCCCCGGCTGGACGGCAACGACCTCTGGGTGCCGCCCGGCGAGGTGGACGACCTGCTGGCCGAGTGCGCGCTCTACCGGCGGAACCTGCGCGCGCTCGCCGAATTCCCCGACCACGCGGACACGATCGTCACCCGCCTGTCGAACATCGAGGCCGCCGCCCGCCGGGCTCGTGACCGCCACGGCGGCGTCGTGGTGTGGTGACGCCGTGGCTTTCCGGACCTCGCCGAATCCTCGGCGAGGTCAGACATCGCGGACGCGGAACGCCACGTGGCCGGCGACGGTGACCGCGACGGCCGTCAGCGTCAGCAGGACGATGCCGGTGGCCGGGGCCACCGTGCCGTGGACCGGGACGACCGCGTAGGCCGACTGGCCCGCGGTGATCGGCCAGAGCCGGCCGAACAGTTCGCCGAACACGCCGGGCAGGCCCGGACCCAGCGCCGGGACCAGCAGCAGCGCGCCGACCAGCACGGCGAGGCTGGTGGTGGCGGAGCGGGCCAGCGCGCCGACCGCGAGGCCGACCAGCGCGACGAGCGTCAGGTAGAGCACGGCGCCGGCGAGCGCGGCGGCCACGCCGGGATCGGCCACGCCGGCCGCGGGCAGGCCCGCGCCGCCGAGCATCAGCTGCACCACGGTGAAGCTGAGCAGCGTGGTGGCGAGCGCGACCAACAGCCCGAGGCCCGCCACCACCACGGTCTTGGCCGCCAGCAGGCGCGAGCGCGACGGTACGAACACCAGGCTGGTGCCGACCAGGCCGGTGCCGAACTCGGGCGTCACGCTGAGCGCGCCGAGCATCCCGATGATGAGCTGGGCGAACAGGAAGCCCTTGAGGCTGGTCCAGGTCGGATCCCAGCCGGCCGGAAGATCGGCTGGGGACCCGCCGAGCAGGTCGGTGGCGCCGAGCACGCTGAGCGCCACCCCGGAGGCGACGGCGCTCACCGCCGCGAGCCAGGTGCTGCGGACGCTGCGCAGCTTGGTCCACTCCGAACGGATCAGGTTCATGCCGGACCGTCCGTTGCGGTGTCCGGGTGGCCGGCGCTGAGCCGATGATTTACTCGCACGCTCGCTCATGCCGCGTGGCTCCCGTACTCGGTGGCGTCGTGGGTGAGTCGCAGGAAGACGTCCTCGAGCGATTCGCGCGCCCGGACCAGTTCGTCGAGCGCGATGCCCTCGGCCGCGGCGATCTTGCCGACCGTGGAGGCGTCGGTGCCGGTCACGGCGAAGGACGAGTCGGGCCGCGCGGCGAAGTCGACGCCGGAGGCGCGCAGCGCGCGGGCGAGCGCGTCCGGCGTGGACGTCCGTACCGTGACGGTCCGGGTGGTGTTCTCCTCGACGAACCGCTCGAGCGTGGTCTCGGCGATGAGCCGGCCACGCCCGACCACGATGACGTCGTCCGCGGTCAGCTCCAGTTCCGACATGAGGTGGCTGGAGAACAGGATGGTGCGGCCCTGAGCGGCCAGGTCGCGCATGAGCGTGCGCATCCAGCGGATGCCCTCCGGATCGAGCCCGTTGAGCGGCTCGTCCAGGACCAGCACGCCGGGGTCGCCGAGCAGCGCGGTGGCGATGCCGAGCCGCTGCTGCATGCCGAGCGAGAACTCGCCGGCCGGGCGGGTGGCGGCGCCGCTCAGGCCCACCAGGTCCAGCACCTCGCCGACCCGGGTGCGCGCGAGGCCGGCCGCGTGGGCGAACGTGAGCAGGTGATCGGCCGCGGTGCGGTGCGGGTGCACCGCCCGCGCGTCCAGCAGCGCGCCGATGGTGCGCGCGGGATCGTCGAGGTCGGCGAGCCGGCGCCCGCCGATCGTGACGGTGCCGCCGGTGGGCCGGGACAGGCCGAACAGCATGCGCAGCGTGGTGCTCTTCCCGGCCCCGTTCGGGCCGAGGAAGCCGGTGACGACGCCGGGCCGCGCGGTGAAGGACAACCCGTCCACCGCGAGCGTTCCGCCGTACCGCTTGGTCAGTGCTCTGGCCTGGATCTCGACGCCCTCGGGCGGGTGGGTTCGCAATCTCCGGTCGGGCAACGCCGCCTCCTCAAAAAGTACACCGCCGGGTGTATTTTAACGGGCGGGTGGGACCCCGACAACCAGGACGTAGGCTGCTGCGATGCGCAGGATCATCGCGGAGGAGCAGACCCCGGGCCGCCGACGGCGGTCCGAGGAGAAGAAGACCGCCATCCTCGACGCGGCGGAGAACCTGTTCATCACCGACGGGTACGAACGGACCACGGTGGACGCGG
It encodes:
- a CDS encoding FAD-binding oxidoreductase, which codes for MSGPTRRGFIAGTAALGGAALVGSPAAAKVTADGVRDSPVIRPGDARYEDLVLRRTSERFFPRPEAFRLPTTTEQVVRAVDGAVRAGKRITVRSGGHCYENFVGDGAEVIIDMSAMRQVTFDQHRNAFMIESGATLWTVFERLYLGWGVTIPGGQCGTVAAGGHIQGGGYGALSRLFGSVVDYLYAVEVVVVDASGRARAVVATREPGDPNRELWWAHTGAGGGNFGVVTRYWMRTPGATGTDPTRLLPRPPAVTLETTLAWSWHTVTEESFHRLLRNYGEWHERNSAPGSRYASLFSLLPLTRRNTGDDPGAFAMVTAMDGTLPDADQLLRDYIAEVTDGVPGVITVQPPRRLPWLAGVKSGSMSEDEQAGTFKVKASYLRKRFTDEQIRTAYTFLTSTDHDNESATLLLASYGGQVNAVAPDATAMPQRDSIMKAIYYVIWTDPDGERANLDWMRRWYGEMHRDTGGVPVPNAVTDGSYINYPDVDTTDPRWNTSGIPWHTLYWKDNYPRLQRVKARWDPRDLFHHAMSIKLPSRP
- a CDS encoding ABC transporter permease, with the translated sequence MNLIRSEWTKLRSVRSTWLAAVSAVASGVALSVLGATDLLGGSPADLPAGWDPTWTSLKGFLFAQLIIGMLGALSVTPEFGTGLVGTSLVFVPSRSRLLAAKTVVVAGLGLLVALATTLLSFTVVQLMLGGAGLPAAGVADPGVAAALAGAVLYLTLVALVGLAVGALARSATTSLAVLVGALLLVPALGPGLPGVFGELFGRLWPITAGQSAYAVVPVHGTVAPATGIVLLTLTAVAVTVAGHVAFRVRDV
- a CDS encoding ABC transporter ATP-binding protein, which encodes MPDRRLRTHPPEGVEIQARALTKRYGGTLAVDGLSFTARPGVVTGFLGPNGAGKSTTLRMLFGLSRPTGGTVTIGGRRLADLDDPARTIGALLDARAVHPHRTAADHLLTFAHAAGLARTRVGEVLDLVGLSGAATRPAGEFSLGMQQRLGIATALLGDPGVLVLDEPLNGLDPEGIRWMRTLMRDLAAQGRTILFSSHLMSELELTADDVIVVGRGRLIAETTLERFVEENTTRTVTVRTSTPDALARALRASGVDFAARPDSSFAVTGTDASTVGKIAAAEGIALDELVRARESLEDVFLRLTHDATEYGSHAA